In Anaerococcus prevotii DSM 20548, the genomic window TTAAGAACAACTTCTTTAGAACATTCGAAAATGTCTACAACTTCTTCGGCCTATACGCTGAAACAGATAAACTAAGTGCTGAGGAAATAGCAGGATTTAGCGACCTAAAACTTGAAAAAATAGATAAATGGCTCTACTCCAAACTAAACACCCTAATCAAAAACTACACAGAAGCAATGGACGCCTTTGACTACAACAAGGTAGTTCACATGATTTCAGACTTCGTAGTAGAAGATCTATCAAACTGGTACATCAGAAGAAATAGAAAGAGATTCTGGAACTCAGAGCTTACAGATAGCAAGAAAGCAGTATACAAGACTACATTTGATGCAATCCTTACAATATCCAAGCTCATCGCTCCAATCACACCATTTATAGCTGAAGAAGTCTTTAGATCACTTACAGGAGAAAAGACTGTTCACACAAGCCTCCTCCCTAAGGCAGACGAGAAAATGATTGATACAGACCTTGAAGAAAGCATGGACCTTGTAAGAAAGATAGTAAATCTCGGTAGAGCTTCAAGAGAGAAAGAATCAATCAAAGTTCGTCAACCACTAGCCAAAATCATAGTAGACGGAGCCTACAAGGAAAAAATCGCAGACCTTACAGGTCTAGTTAAGGAAGAGCTAAACATAAAGGATGTCGACTTCGAAGACGACCTATCAGACTTCATGGATTACTTCCTAAAACCAGACTTTAGAGTAGTAGGAAGAATCTTCCAATCCAAAGTCAACGACTTCGCTAAATTCCTAGCATCCACCGATGCCAAGAAATTCATAGAAGCTGTTGAAGAAAAGCCTCAAGAAATCACCCTAGGAGATGAGACTTATCAAGTCACAAAAGACTATCTAGACATAAGAATCTCTGCCAAAGAAGGATTCGATGTAGAAATGGACGGCAATGTCTTCGTAATACTCGATACAGAAATCACAGAAGACCTCCGTGATGAGGGATATGCGAGAGAATTTACCTCCAAGGTTCAAAACATGAGAAAAGATAGTGGATTTGAAGTAACAGACAGAATCAATATCTACTACCAAGCATCCGACGAACTAAACAAATCTCTAGAGAAATTCAAAGAAGAAATCACAAAAGAAACCCTAGCAGATAAGTTCGAAAGAAAAGACCTCACAAGTGAAGAAATAGAACTAAATGACAAGACAGTTAAAATCGAGCTTGAGAGATTATAATAAAAGTTGGGCCTTAGGGTCCAATTTTTTGTACAAACTTTTACTTAATTATAAATAACATATAATAATAAGAGAAGTTAAAGTTAGTGAGGGTTTATGCAGACTAGATTAATGAATATGGTAATGATTTGTGATGAAGTTAATGATAGGGTTCTTGTTCTTGACAAGGTAAAAAAGTATGGCCGGGAGGGGCTTACCTTTCCTGGAGGCAAGGTCGAGGAAGGGGAGAGCCTTACCGATTCTGTCATTAGAGAGGCCAAGGAGGAGACTAATCTCGAGATCGAAAATCCTAAGCTTGTTGGTCTTATAACTTGGATTGTCGAAGGAAGGCGTGATATGGGATTTCTCTTTAGGACAAGTGACTTTAAGGGAGAGCTTATCGAAAATAATAGGGAAGGTAGGCTCTTCTGGGATTCTTATGATAATATGAAAAAAAGCGATGGGCTTTCTGAGTCAATGGATAAGATTTTTGAGATTTATGAAGGGAAATTCCAAGAAATCACCTGGTTTTATGATGAGGGAAGGCTAATCTATCAATAGAATATATTGAAAAAAACCCTAGCTCCTGTTATAATTAAGTAAATGTATGGCTAGGAGCATAACAGTTAATTTGAAGTGAAAGAGAGAGTAATATGATTTTAGATAAAAACAACAAGGACTTAGTTAAAAAATACAATGATTTTATCAAGAATTCGCCATATGGCAACTTCATGCAGGATATGCGCTGGGCGAATATCAAGGCTAATTGGGAAAGCGTCTACTTCTATGTCGAAGAAGATGGCGAAATCAAGGGAGCCCTTTCAGTTATATATATAAGAGATGGAAAGGTCGGCAAGAACTTCTTCTATGCTACGAGAGGACCTGTCTGTGACCTAAGAGATATAGAATTGGTGAAGAAATTAATCGATGAAGCGAGTGCCTTTGCTAAGGAAAATGATGGCTTCCTCCTTCGTATAGACCCATTAGTTCGTATGGATGAGGATTTAGTTAAGCTCTATGCGGAAAACGGAATTACTATCCGTCACGATAAGACTACTTCATCTCAGCCCCTTCTTAACATGGTCCTAGACATAGACGGAAGAGACGGGGAAGAGATTTTCAAGAACTTCTCCAAAAATACTAGAAAACACACTAGAAAATCCTACAGGGACGGAATCGAGACCAGAGAAGTCGGGGAAGAAGGAGTGGATATCCTCTACAAGCAAGTAGTAGATACTGCCGAAAGAGCTGGAATAAATCATAGACCTTACGAGTATTTCAAGGCTCTTTATGATAATTACAAGGACGAGATAAGACTTTCAGTTTCTTATCTAGAAGAGACTCCACTTTGCTCATCTATGTTAATCTGCTATGGAAACAGGGCCCTAGCCCTTTATGGTGGTTCAAGTGATGAGCATAAGGACATGGGTCAAAACTATCAGATAAACTACGAAGAAGTAAAATATGCTGCTGAAAAAGGCTATGACCATTATGATATGGGAGGAATTTTCGAGGCTGATGATTCCGACGGACTTTACAGATTTAAGAGGAAATTTACAGAAGAAAATGTAGAAAATCTCATAGGAGAAATCGACATTGTCCTAGATGAGAAGCTTTATGATGAATATATCAAGGAGAAAAATCCTCACTTCAAGAAAGAGGAAGAAAAGGAAGACTAGTGAGTCTAATAGAAATCAGAGGGCTTAAGAAATATTACAAGCTAGGTGGTAATATCATAAAGGCCCTGGATGGGATAGACCTAGATATAGAAAAGGGCGAGTTTGTGGCTCTTTTGGGAACGAGCGGTTCGGGTAAGTCTACCCTACTTAATATGCTCGCAGGTCTTGAAAGACCGACCAAGGGATCTATAAAATACGGAAATATCTCCCTAACCGACCTTAACGAGGAACAGATTACTAAATTTAGAAACCTAAATATAGGCTTTGTCTTCCAATCCTACAATCTCCTTCCTTATCTATCAGCCTGGGAGAATGTCTCCCTTCCCCTAACCTTCAAGGGACTTAGTAGGGAGGAGAGAAAGAAGGAGGCCTACAAGATCTTAAAGGAAGTGGGTCTTTCTGATAGGATGGACAACAAGCCAAACGAGCTTTCCGGTGGTCAGCAACAAAGGGTCTCCATAGCCCGTGCCTTTGTCGGTCTTCCAAAGATTATCTTTGCCGATGAGCCAACAGGAAATCTCGACACCAAGACGAGCTTTGAGATTATGAATCTTATCAAAAAGATTACCAAAGAAAACCAGCAAACCTTTATTATGGTAACCCACGATGACGAGATGACCGAGTTTGCTGACAAGGTGCTTTTTATGAGAGATGGACGTTTAGAGAAAATTCACGAAAAATACACAATTGACGAGGTACTAGAAAATGATGGCGAATCTTAACCCGACAGAAACTACAAATACAGCTGAAACTTCCTCTGGCCAAGCTAGCCCAGGGGCAAATGATATAGGCTCTTCCCAAGGTCCTATCAAAAATCAACCCAAGCTTATAATCTCAGACTATGAGCTTAGCCCAACTATAGCAGAGGCAGGGGAGAACTTCGACCTATCCTTTACCCTCTATAACACTAATAACGAAAACACTATCTATAATCTCAAGGTTACCCTAGAGCAAACCCTGGCATCCGCTCCACAAAATACGAGCACTGCCAACAATACCCTAGTATCGGACGGATCTGTCTTTACACCAGTTGATAGGTCAAATACCTTCTATGTAGCGGCCCTCTACCCTTGGGATTGGACTAGTAAATACATAACAATGAGCGTCCTACCAAATGCAACTCCAGGTCCTTATGTGGTAAATCTCACAATGGAATACGAAGACTATTGGGGAAACCAATACAAGAGCACAGAGACTATAGGCATCCCTGTAGCCCAAAGGTCTGGGGTGAATTTCGGCAAGGTCAAATTGGGAGAGCTAAATGCCAATACTCCTGGATCTTTATCTGTAAATATTTATAACACAGGAAAAGACAATCTCGATACGGTAATGGTAAGGGTCAAGGGAGATGGCTTCGACGTAGATGAAAACGAGAGATTTATCGGAAACTTCAATGCAGGAAGCACGGAGACCTTCTCTTGTAACATAACTCCTAAATCTGAAGGTAAGGTCTCTGGAACTATAGAGATAATCTACGAAGACTCCAGGGGCAAGGCCTACAAGAAGACTAAGGAATTTAGTACTGAGGTAATGGGAGGATTTGAAGGAGAAAACGGAATGATCGATCCTGAAACAGGAGAGATGATAGGAGAGGCTCCTCCAATGGAAGAAAACTCATCAGTACTTTCGTCTCCATTTATCTGGATAGGAATTATAGTCCTTGCAGCCCTCCTTCTCATACTTTTGAAGAAGAAAAGAAAGGCTAAAAAAGACGAGGAGCTAATAATAGACGATGAAGATTAGTGACAGATTCCAGATGGCCCTAAGAAACCTCGTCAGAAGGAAGTCTAGGACGGTTCTAACCGTTCTATCCGTAGTTATAGGAGCAAGCTCCATAATCCTAATGATAGCCTTCGCCCTGGGGATCAATCAACAACAGAAGGATATGGTTGAATCATTCGGAGGTCTTACTTCTATTACAATCCTCACGGAAAATAATGGGGGTTCGACTAAGGTTGACCAGGCAAGTATTTCGAGACTTCAAAGCATAGACGGGGTCAAGGTCGTAGTTCCCTTCAAAAGCTTCTATAGCGAAATAAAAATTGAAGGAGAAGATGATTATAGCCTTGATAGCCAAATCCAAGTAATGCCTGATGATGTAATCGATAAGCTTACAGGAGATATGTTTAGCTCAGGTTCTAAGATGAATAGGACTGATGACAATAAGATTATCCTAGGATCTGAGGTTAGGCCTATGAAGATGGTTCGCGAAGGAGGAGGTTACTCCGGAGAGCCTGTAGAAGATTTCGACTACAGGGGCCATAAGTATTTTATAAGACTGGGTTGGCAGGATGAAAACGACGATGGGGTCAATTTCGGAAATGAAAATCAGGAAAATGGTGAAGAGAAAAAACCGACCTATGCGGATATTCCTGTAGAGATTTCAGGAACTCTAAACTCCAAGTCCTTTGTAATGGGCTGGTCATCAGTGATTAACGAAAGCCTCTACAAGAAGCTCCAAAAGGAAGATAAGAAACTAGAAAGCCCACAGCTTAACCAAAACTTCGGCCCAGACGGCAAGCCAGTAGAGGTCAAAAATGATGGACAGATCAGCTATGATAATCTAAATGTTGTAGTAGAAGATGTTGAAAAGCTAGAAGATGTAGAAACTGCCATAAGAAAGGCGGGCTTTCAGACCCAATCATCTGCAGGATCTGCCGAAGAAATTAAAAAGACCAGTATGATTGTAACCCTTATACTTGGGGGAATCGGCTCCGTTGCCTTTATAGTTTCGGCTATAGGAATAATCAACACCATGCTTATGAGCATCTACGAAAGACAAAAGGAAATCGGAGTTATGAAGGTAATAGGTGCTTCCATCAACGACATAAGGTCCATGTTTCTAATAGAATCAGGATTTATAGGATTCTTCGGAGGAATTGTGGGACTTATAATTTCCCTACTTATAGGAGGTGTGATAAATAAACTCGCCCAAGGATCGGGGATCTTTATGGGAGGGGGAGAAGATGCTAAAATCCTCCTAATTCCAATATGGCTAGCCCTAGTAGGAGTTGGCTTTTCATCAATGGTAGGAGTCCTTGCAGGCTACATTCCAGCCAGAAGAGCAACCAAACTATCAGCCATAGAAGCTCTAAGAGCAAATTAAGCAGAGAAATCTGCTTTTTTTATGCCAAAAAATTATCATTGGGTATAAATATAAAAAGCGAGGAGGAAGAAATGACTAAATTAAGTACAGAAATCAAAAAATATCTAGATGAAAATAAACTTAGCCTAGACGATATAAGAAGTGATCTTGCTACTCTTGACGTAGACCTTGTAGGCGAAATGCTGGAAGATAAGGAGAACACTTATGTAATCAAGAGGTCTGGATCTGTCGAAAAATTTTCTAAAGACAAGATAGAAAGATCTATCAAAAATGCTGCAGGAGATGAGAAGGCAGCCATGAACACATCTGATCTTGCGATAATTGTAGATGATGTATTGGATACCCTAGACTCTGACCCTAGAAAAGTCTATAAGACTAGCGAGATTAAAAACTATATCAAGGATTCCCTGCTTAAGGAAGGCTACTCAAAAGTATATGATTCCTTTATATCTTACATCAAGGAAGATTAATGAACATAAAGATAGTCGCAGTAGGAAAGATTAAGGAGAAGTTCTATAGGGATGCTATAGATGAATATATCAAAAGGATGGGAGCCTACAATAATATTGAAATTGTAGAAGTGGCAGATATTATGGCGCCCGAAGGCCTTTCTGAAAAGGAGCTTGAAGATATAAAGGATAAGGAAGGGGAAAAGATCCTATCCAAAATCAAGGACGGAGCCTTCCTTGTGACTTTAGAAATCCTAGGTAAAGAGATGACTAGCGAGGACTTCGCAGACTTTATCAAAGATGAGATGCTTATGGGAGGGGGAAGAGATTTAGTTTTTGTAATAGGCGGATCGAATGGTCTTTCCAAAAATGTAACGGGGCGTGCTAATAAGAAGCTTTCCTTTGGCAAGTTTACCTATCCCCACCAGCTTATGAGAGTTATCCTTTCAGAGCAAATATACAGGGCCTTTAGGATAATAAATAACCATCCTTATCACAAATAAGAAGGAGTTTTGATGAATAAATTTTTAGTTTTAGTGGCAAATGGCAACGAGACAATAGAGATATTTACAGTAATTGATTATCTTAGAAGAATTGGAGTTAAGCTTGATATAGCATCTACCGAGGAAAGTAAAGAGCTTAAGACAAGTCAGGATGTTTCCTTTAAGGCAGATATTAGCTTTTCTGATATAAAGGAAGAAGACTATATGGGAGTCTATATTCCAGGAGGCACAAAGGGCGCCTATGCTATGAGGGATAATGAAAAAGTCTTAGACCTTCTAAGAAGATTTAACGATGCGGGAAAAATCATAGGAGCAATTTGTGCAGGACCAGTAGTCCTCAATGAGGCAGGAATTTTATCTGACAAAAAGGCCACATCCTTCCCAGATATGAAAGATGAGATGGACCAGACAGGGGAGTATGTAGATAATGAGATTGTAGTGACAGATGGCAATATCACCACAGGAAGGGGAGCTGCCGTGACCAACTACCTTGCCCTAAGACTTGCTTATATAATTGGAGGAGATGAGGCAGTAGTCAAACTTAAACACGGCACTCAACATGAGGCAGTCGAGAAATATTTTGGCTTTGAATACTAAAATTAGCTAAAAATAAATAAATTAAGAGTCGCCCTTAGGGGCGATTTTCTTTTGGTCTTAAGTGGAAAATCCTAAATATCCTAAGAAAAATTAATAATGAGAATACTAGCCTTATAAAAATATCTAAGGCTTATCATCCTAGATCTATTCTCAACTAGCCATATGTTTACTATTTAAACTTCTTAAGATTCTAAGGAAAATCTAATTGATAAGAATCTCAAGAAGCTTGCTATAAGGGCAAGATTTCTGTAAAGGAAAGAGACGAGGAATTTTCCTCGTCTTCTCATTCCAGTTAAAGATAAAATCAAGAGTCTTTATTTTAACCTTATTTATTTTCGATTTCCTTTATTAATTCATTTATATCTTTCTTATTAATCCTAGAAATTCCTGAGTTTTCGCTGTCAAACTTCTTGTTTTCTATAGGATGACCATATTCGTCTTCCATTACTTCAAGGACCCTATTTCTACAGAAGGCTCCTTGGCAAAAGCCCATACCGCAGCGGGTTCTTCTCTTGACTGCGTCAAAACTTGTAAGTTCGATTCCTCTATTAAGAGCATCTCTAATGGTCTTCTCACTTACTTGCTCGCACCTACAAACAAGTCTTTCTGGATCTCCCAAAGGGAGGTCGACCTTATCTTTTACTTTGTTAAAGTCTTCAAGGTCCTTATACTCGATTATTGGCTTTCTATATGGATTATAGGATGGATCGTCTTCTAAGCTTAGTCCAATATCAACTAGGATATCTTCGACCATCTCTGCTATTGCAGGCGAAGAAGTAACACCAGGAGATTGGATGCCGACAACATTTATAAAGCCATTAGTCTTAGTATTTTCGATTATGAAATCTCCAGTTGAAGATGCTGGTCTAAGTCCTGTGAAAGATCTTATAAATTCCTTTAAGTTTAGGACATCTTCTTTGACAGACTTTTGTGCTAGCTTATAGATTTCTTCTAGTCTTTCTGTGTGGGTACCTAGGTCAATTTCTTCCTCATCTATTGCATCAGGGCCGATCAAGATATTGTTATGATAGGTCCTAGTTACAAGAATACCCTTAGACTTAGGACTAGGTGTTTGGAAAAGGACCTGCTTAATGCGAGATCCAGTTCCCTTTTGCATGATTAGATACTCGCCGCTTCTTGGGTGAATATCAAAATCTGTTTGAGTAATCATAGAAGAAACCTTGGCACCATTAAGTCCAGTCGCATTTATAACAAATCTTCCTTCGAAAGATTCGCCCTTATCTGTCTTAACTTTAAATACATCTTCTTCTTTTTCGATTCCTACGACTTCACTATTAAGTTTTAGCTTTAAGCCATTGTCCATGGCATTTTCTACTAGGGCTATTACATATTCATAAGGAGAGCAAACTCCCGCACCCTTACAGTATAAGGCGCCTATTGCATCATCGGATACATTTTCTTCGATCTCGCGAAGCTTTTCTTGACCTATGATTTCTATATCATCGAGGCCGTTTTCCTTGCCCATTTGATAGAGGACATCAAGCATTTTCATATCGTTCTCATCGAAGGCTAAAACAAGAGAACCATTGGCCAAAAAGCCAAAGTTTAGCTCTTCGTTGAGTTTTTCGAAAGAAATTCTTCCAGGATAGCATAACCTACCCCTAAGCTCCTTGCCGCTTTCTGCATATCCTCCATGGACTATGGCAGAGTTGGCCTTGCTTGCGCCCATAGATACGTCGTTTTCTTTCTCAAGAAGGAGTATATCAAGTTTGTAACGGGATAGCCTCCTGGCAATGGAGGCCCCGCACACGCCTGCTCCTATTATAATTACATCAAACATAAACTCACTTCCTATTTTCTAATTTCTATAAATCTTATATAAAGATAAAGTTATAGATTACTACTGCTAGTAGACCACCTAAGATTGGTCCTACTACTGGAATCCAAGAA contains:
- a CDS encoding ABC transporter permease; translation: MKISDRFQMALRNLVRRKSRTVLTVLSVVIGASSIILMIAFALGINQQQKDMVESFGGLTSITILTENNGGSTKVDQASISRLQSIDGVKVVVPFKSFYSEIKIEGEDDYSLDSQIQVMPDDVIDKLTGDMFSSGSKMNRTDDNKIILGSEVRPMKMVREGGGYSGEPVEDFDYRGHKYFIRLGWQDENDDGVNFGNENQENGEEKKPTYADIPVEISGTLNSKSFVMGWSSVINESLYKKLQKEDKKLESPQLNQNFGPDGKPVEVKNDGQISYDNLNVVVEDVEKLEDVETAIRKAGFQTQSSAGSAEEIKKTSMIVTLILGGIGSVAFIVSAIGIINTMLMSIYERQKEIGVMKVIGASINDIRSMFLIESGFIGFFGGIVGLIISLLIGGVINKLAQGSGIFMGGGEDAKILLIPIWLALVGVGFSSMVGVLAGYIPARRATKLSAIEALRAN
- a CDS encoding DJ-1 family glyoxalase III, whose translation is MNKFLVLVANGNETIEIFTVIDYLRRIGVKLDIASTEESKELKTSQDVSFKADISFSDIKEEDYMGVYIPGGTKGAYAMRDNEKVLDLLRRFNDAGKIIGAICAGPVVLNEAGILSDKKATSFPDMKDEMDQTGEYVDNEIVVTDGNITTGRGAAVTNYLALRLAYIIGGDEAVVKLKHGTQHEAVEKYFGFEY
- a CDS encoding COG1361 S-layer family protein; this encodes MMANLNPTETTNTAETSSGQASPGANDIGSSQGPIKNQPKLIISDYELSPTIAEAGENFDLSFTLYNTNNENTIYNLKVTLEQTLASAPQNTSTANNTLVSDGSVFTPVDRSNTFYVAALYPWDWTSKYITMSVLPNATPGPYVVNLTMEYEDYWGNQYKSTETIGIPVAQRSGVNFGKVKLGELNANTPGSLSVNIYNTGKDNLDTVMVRVKGDGFDVDENERFIGNFNAGSTETFSCNITPKSEGKVSGTIEIIYEDSRGKAYKKTKEFSTEVMGGFEGENGMIDPETGEMIGEAPPMEENSSVLSSPFIWIGIIVLAALLLILLKKKRKAKKDEELIIDDED
- a CDS encoding ABC transporter ATP-binding protein, which codes for MSLIEIRGLKKYYKLGGNIIKALDGIDLDIEKGEFVALLGTSGSGKSTLLNMLAGLERPTKGSIKYGNISLTDLNEEQITKFRNLNIGFVFQSYNLLPYLSAWENVSLPLTFKGLSREERKKEAYKILKEVGLSDRMDNKPNELSGGQQQRVSIARAFVGLPKIIFADEPTGNLDTKTSFEIMNLIKKITKENQQTFIMVTHDDEMTEFADKVLFMRDGRLEKIHEKYTIDEVLENDGES
- a CDS encoding NAD(P)/FAD-dependent oxidoreductase; the encoded protein is MFDVIIIGAGVCGASIARRLSRYKLDILLLEKENDVSMGASKANSAIVHGGYAESGKELRGRLCYPGRISFEKLNEELNFGFLANGSLVLAFDENDMKMLDVLYQMGKENGLDDIEIIGQEKLREIEENVSDDAIGALYCKGAGVCSPYEYVIALVENAMDNGLKLKLNSEVVGIEKEEDVFKVKTDKGESFEGRFVINATGLNGAKVSSMITQTDFDIHPRSGEYLIMQKGTGSRIKQVLFQTPSPKSKGILVTRTYHNNILIGPDAIDEEEIDLGTHTERLEEIYKLAQKSVKEDVLNLKEFIRSFTGLRPASSTGDFIIENTKTNGFINVVGIQSPGVTSSPAIAEMVEDILVDIGLSLEDDPSYNPYRKPIIEYKDLEDFNKVKDKVDLPLGDPERLVCRCEQVSEKTIRDALNRGIELTSFDAVKRRTRCGMGFCQGAFCRNRVLEVMEDEYGHPIENKKFDSENSGISRINKKDINELIKEIENK
- the rlmH gene encoding 23S rRNA (pseudouridine(1915)-N(3))-methyltransferase RlmH — its product is MNIKIVAVGKIKEKFYRDAIDEYIKRMGAYNNIEIVEVADIMAPEGLSEKELEDIKDKEGEKILSKIKDGAFLVTLEILGKEMTSEDFADFIKDEMLMGGGRDLVFVIGGSNGLSKNVTGRANKKLSFGKFTYPHQLMRVILSEQIYRAFRIINNHPYHK
- a CDS encoding lipid II:glycine glycyltransferase FemX yields the protein MILDKNNKDLVKKYNDFIKNSPYGNFMQDMRWANIKANWESVYFYVEEDGEIKGALSVIYIRDGKVGKNFFYATRGPVCDLRDIELVKKLIDEASAFAKENDGFLLRIDPLVRMDEDLVKLYAENGITIRHDKTTSSQPLLNMVLDIDGRDGEEIFKNFSKNTRKHTRKSYRDGIETREVGEEGVDILYKQVVDTAERAGINHRPYEYFKALYDNYKDEIRLSVSYLEETPLCSSMLICYGNRALALYGGSSDEHKDMGQNYQINYEEVKYAAEKGYDHYDMGGIFEADDSDGLYRFKRKFTEENVENLIGEIDIVLDEKLYDEYIKEKNPHFKKEEEKED
- a CDS encoding ATP cone domain-containing protein, with translation MTKLSTEIKKYLDENKLSLDDIRSDLATLDVDLVGEMLEDKENTYVIKRSGSVEKFSKDKIERSIKNAAGDEKAAMNTSDLAIIVDDVLDTLDSDPRKVYKTSEIKNYIKDSLLKEGYSKVYDSFISYIKED
- a CDS encoding 8-oxo-dGTP diphosphatase, producing the protein MQTRLMNMVMICDEVNDRVLVLDKVKKYGREGLTFPGGKVEEGESLTDSVIREAKEETNLEIENPKLVGLITWIVEGRRDMGFLFRTSDFKGELIENNREGRLFWDSYDNMKKSDGLSESMDKIFEIYEGKFQEITWFYDEGRLIYQ